A section of the Styela clava chromosome 9, kaStyClav1.hap1.2, whole genome shotgun sequence genome encodes:
- the LOC120340051 gene encoding uncharacterized protein LOC120340051: protein MASPASSQASDTSSKKQEDPSSRNARSLFSGVISWCSKKLIRDSSNLDYVSSGQGDSDKFLMDTEEGVGDNKDPLEGSSEVSQDVIDTSKTDQDGFTYSAEHNDDPKIAKLEKEFEEKKIASDRDSERRNAAMRRRYAKQNLKARINLAEDVGCEVPPKKTYVCSETKHVGLCIIINNITKYLRPAASLRKFFTSAGYKVEFHECLKMESIFNPARSRNFDDYGCLVCFVLSTGNDRLIETADNSSITMNEVVQSFNPDEFPSLNGKPKVFFFQNRIDIYDDKNLWNDDEPTTFPTYADTFVLRSTLRDFIKIFAEILTGHPRKSLSTIMTLLQYEILYSFTNNERYHVISTLAKEVRTSDVVNEHGCSFRVGTYLLQIFVKEPQLFEPDFNVRVGREDNDVLLI, encoded by the exons ATGGCGTCACCTGCTTCATCTCAAGCCAGCGACACAAGTTCAAAG AAGCAGGAAGATCCGTCAAGTAGAAACGCACGCAGCCTTTTTTCAGGAGTGATATCGTGGTGTAGCAAAAAATTAATAAGAG ATTCTTCCAATTTGGACTATGTATCCAGTGGACAAGGAGATAGCGACAAGTTTCTTATGGATACGGAAGAGGGTGTGGGGGATAACAAAGATCCATTGGAAGGCAGTAGCGAAGTTTCCCAAG ACGTCATAGACACTTCAAAGACTGACCAAGATGGTTTTACATATTCAGCCGAACATAATGATGACCCGAAAATAGCAAAACTCGAAAAAGAATTCGAAGAAAAGAAAATAGCTAGTGATCGAGATAGCGAGAGGAGAAATGCGGCAATGAGGAGACGATACGCAAAGCAAAATCTTAAAGCCAG GATCAATTTGGCAGAAGATGTCGGCTGTGAAGTACCTCCCAAAAAAACGTATGT gtGCTCAGAAACGAAGCACGTTGGACTGTGCATCATTATAAATAACATTACAAAGTATTTACGCCCAGCAG CTTCTCTTCGCAAGTTCTTCACCAGCGCCGGTTACAAAGTGGAGTTTCACGAATGTCTGAAAATGGAGTCGATTTTTAATCCAGCAAGGTCAAGGAATTTTGACGATTATGGATGTCTTGTGTGTTTTGTTCTTTCTACCG GAAACGACAGACTTATTGAAACTGCAGACAACTCGTCTATTACAATGAATGAAGTAGTGCAATCCTTCAATCCGGATGAATTTCCGAGTCTTAACGGAAAAccaaaagtatttttcttcCAG AACAGAATAGATATCTATGACGATAAGAATCTATGGAATGACGACGAGCCTACAACATTTCCAACTTACGCTGATACATTTGTCCTGCGATCGACTTTGAgagattttataaaaatattcgcAGAAATATTAACCGGTCATCCAAG AAAATCGCTCTCTACCATTATGACCTTGCTACAATACGAAATACTTTACTCATTCACCAATAATGAACGATACCATGTTATATCGACTTTGGCAAAAGAGGTGAGAACTTCTGATGTCGTGAATGAGCATGGTTGCTCTTTTCGAGTTGGTACTTACCTACTACAAATATTCGTGAAAGAACCACAACTGTTTGAACCTGATTTTAATGTGCGAGTAGGGAGAGAAGACAATGACGTTTTATTGATTTGA
- the LOC120340050 gene encoding uncharacterized protein LOC120340050 — translation MTLLQYEILYSFTNNERYHVISTLAKEVYFTIEKGTAGTSNHQTMAHIHAPMENCSNDSKKDIKPSGDTAAHVYPPVQGGASEESMQEGAGEESVQGGADEEPVQGGTGNTATSLEDIKLSGDTAAHVYPPVQEEADEESVQGGAGEEPVQGGAGEEPVQGEAGDTAISLENIKLSGDTAAHVYPPVQEEADEESVQGGAGEEPVKGGAGEEPVQGEAGDTAISLENIKPSGDTAAHVYPPVQGGAGEESMQKGAGEESVQGGAGEESVQGGAGEESVQGGAGEEPVQGGAGEEPVQGRAGNTATSLEDIKPSGDTAAHVYPPVQGGAGEESMQEGAGEESVQGGADEEPVQGGTGNTATSLEDIKLSGDTAARVYPPVQEEADEESVQGGAGEEPVQGGAGEEPVQGEAGDTAISLEDIKPSGDTAAHVYPPVQGGAGEESVQGGAGEESVQGGAGGESVQGVGGEEPVQGGAGDTATSLEGGLSVTE, via the exons ATGACCTTGCTACAATACGAAATACTTTACTCATTCACCAATAATGAACGATACCATGTTATATCGACTTTGGCAAAAGAG GTCTACTTCACTATAGAGAAAGGTACGGCCGGGACGTCAAACCACCAAACAATGGCTCATATTCACGCACCCATGGAAAATTGTTCGAACGATTCAAAGAAAG ATATCAAGCCATCGGGTGATACAGCGGCACATGTTTACCCGCCTGTGCAAGGAGGAGCGAGCGAGGAGTCTATGCAAGAAGGAGCGGGCGAGGAGTCTGTGCAAGGAGGAGCGGACGAGGAGCCTGTGCAAGGAGGAACGGGCAATACAGCAACCTCGTTAGAAG ATATCAAGCTATCGGGTGATACAGCGGCACATGTTTACCCGCCTGTGCAAGAAGAAGCGGACGAGGAGTCTGTGCAAGGAGGAGCGGGCGAGGAGCCTGTGCAAGGAGGAGCGGGCGAGGAGCCTGTGCAAGGAGAAGCGGGCGATACAGCAATTTCGTTAGAAA ATATCAAGCTATCGGGTGATACAGCGGCACATGTTTACCCGCCTGTGCAAGAAGAAGCGGACGAGGAGTCTGTGCAAGGAGGAGCGGGCGAGGAGCCTGTGAAAGGAGGAGCGGGCGAGGAGCCTGTGCAAGGAGAAGCGGGCGATACAGCAATTTCGTTAGAAA ATATCAAGCCATCGGGTGATACAGCGGCACATGTTTACCCGCCTGTGCAAGGAGGAGCGGGCGAGGAGTCTATGCAAAAAGGAGCGGGCGAGGAGTCTGTGCAAGGAGGAGCGGGCGAGGAGTCTGTGCAAGGAGGAGCGGGCGAGGAGTCTGTGCAAGGAGGAGCGGGCGAGGAGCCTGTGCAAGGAGGAGCGGGCGAGGAGCCTGTGCAAGGAAGAGCGGGCAATACAGCAACTTCGTTAGAAG ATATCAAGCCATCGGGTGATACAGCGGCACATGTTTACCCGCCTGTGCAAGGAGGAGCGGGCGAGGAGTCTATGCAAGAAGGAGCGGGCGAGGAGTCTGTGCAAGGAGGAGCGGACGAGGAGCCTGTGCAAGGAGGAACGGGCAATACAGCAACTTCGTTAGAAG ATATCAAGCTATCGGGTGATACAGCGGCACGTGTTTACCCGCCTGTGCAAGAAGAAGCGGACGAGGAGTCTGTGCAAGGAGGAGCGGGCGAGGAGCCTGTGCAAGGAGGAGCGGGCGAGGAGCCTGTGCAAGGAGAAGCGGGCGATACAGCAATTTCGTTAGAAG ATATCAAGCCATCGGGTGATACAGCGGCACATGTTTACCCGCCTGTGCAAGGAGGAGCGGGCGAGGAGTCTGTGCAAGGAGGAGCGGGCGAGGAGTCTGTGCAAGGAGGAGCGGGCGGGGAGTCTGTGCAAGGAGTAGGGGGCGAGGAGCCTGTGCAAGGAGGAGCGGGCGATACAGCAACTTCGTTAGAAG GTGGATTATCTGTAACGGAATAG